The nucleotide window CGCCGCCAGCAGCAGAACCTGGAGCGCCGATCCCGCGTGCCAGGCCCACGGCCGGCGCATGCTGCCGGCGAGCACCGCCGCCAGCACCGCGAGGGCCACCACCACGCCGACACCCCAGCCGCTGAGGTCGCCGCCGGAGAGTCGGATCGGCTGGATCGCCAGCAGCAGCACGATCGCTTCGAGGGCGAGCGTGCCCGCGCCAAGCCCCCGCACCGCCGCCTCGGGGTTACGCAGCCCGGAGCGACGCGGCGGATCCCCGTCGACCGGATCCCCGTCGACCGGACCCCCGCCGACCGGACCCCGGTCGACCGGACCCCCGTCGGCCAGATCCCCGTCGGCCAGATCCCCGTCGACCGGGGCCTCGTCGGCCGGGGCCGGGGACACCGGCTCTGGTAGCGGGGTTGTCACTTCTTCAGGAGCTTCCTGGCGTCGGCGACGGTCACGACCGAGCCGGTGATC belongs to Amorphoplanes digitatis and includes:
- a CDS encoding DUF4233 domain-containing protein; this encodes MSPAPADEAPVDGDLADGDLADGGPVDRGPVGGGPVDGDPVDGDPPRRSGLRNPEAAVRGLGAGTLALEAIVLLLAIQPIRLSGGDLSGWGVGVVVALAVLAAVLAGSMRRPWAWHAGSALQVLLLAAGLLHWSLAALGLIFGAAWIYATTVRRKILG